The following are encoded together in the Gasterosteus aculeatus chromosome 7, fGasAcu3.hap1.1, whole genome shotgun sequence genome:
- the fam76b gene encoding protein FAM76B isoform X2 — protein MATSALYACTKCNQRYPFEELSQGQQLCKECRIAHPIVKCTFCRSEFQQESKTNTICKKCAQNVKQFGTPKPCQYCNIIAAFIGTKCQRCTNSEKKYGPPQTCEQCKQQCAFDRKEEGRRKVDGKLLCWLCTLSYRRVLQKTKEQRKGFGSSNSSSLNEKDHHSRPHHHHHHHHHQQQQQQQQQQQQHRHSSSHHKLSGSLSPEQEQGLWKQSHKSSSIQKETPKKKPKLEMKPSNGDSSSITQSMDSGGTDNFILISQLKEEVMSLKRLLQQRDLTILEKDRKLTEIKADFQYQESNMRVKMNQMEKSHKESMEQQQGKNRELMKQVAALSKGKKFDRTGSSLLLP, from the exons ATGGCAACGTCGGCTCTGTACGCCTGTACCAAGTGCAACCAGCGGTACCCGTTCGAGGAGCTGTCGCAGGGCCAGCAGCTGTGCAAG GAGTGCCGCATCGCACATCCGATAGTGAAGTGCACGTTCTGCAGATCTGAATTTCAGCAGGAAAG TAAAACTAATACAATCTGCAAGAAATGCGCCCAGAATGTCAAACAGTTTGGAACA CCCAAACCCTGCCAATACTGTAACATCATCGCAGCTTTTATCGGGACAAAGTGCCAACGTTGTACTAACTCAGAGAAGAAATATGGACCTCCGCAGACCTGTGAGCAGTGCAAACAGCAGTGCGCTTTTGACCGTAAGGAGGAGGGCAGGAGAAAG GTGGATGGGAAACTCTTGTGTTGGCTCTGTACTCTGTCCTATCGCCGTGTCCTGCAGAAGACCAAGGAGCAGAGGAAGGGCTTCGGCTCCTCCAACTCCTCATCCCTGAATGAGAAAGACCACCACTCCAGacctcaccaccatcatcatcatcatcaccaccaacaacagcagcagcagcagcaacaacaacaacaacacagacacagcagctcTCATCACAA ACTAAGTGGGAGTTTGAGTCCTGAGCAGGAACAGGGACTGTGGAAGCAGAG CCATAAATCGTCTTCAATCCAGAAGGAGACTCCTAAGAAGAAACCAAAACTGGAGATGAAGCCATCCAACGGGGACAG TAGTTCCATTACCCAGTCGATGGATTCTGGTGGAACTGACAACTTCATTCTCATCAGCCAGCTGAAAGAGGAAGTGATGTCGCTGAAGAGACTTCTGCAGCAAAGGGATCTGACCATTCTCGAGAAGGACAGAAAG CTGACAGAGATCAAAGCAGACTTTCAGTACCAGGAATCCAACATGAGAGTCAAGATGAACCAAATGGAGAAATCACACAAAGAGTCTATGGAGCAACAACAG GGCAAGAACAGGGAGTTGATGAAACAAGTGGCAGCCCTCTCTAAAGGGAAAAAGTTTGACCGGACAGGGAGTTCTCTGCTGTTGCCCTAA
- the fam76b gene encoding protein FAM76B isoform X1: protein MATSALYACTKCNQRYPFEELSQGQQLCKECRIAHPIVKCTFCRSEFQQESKTNTICKKCAQNVKQFGTPKPCQYCNIIAAFIGTKCQRCTNSEKKYGPPQTCEQCKQQCAFDRKEEGRRKVDGKLLCWLCTLSYRRVLQKTKEQRKGFGSSNSSSLNEKDHHSRPHHHHHHHHHQQQQQQQQQQQQHRHSSSHHKLSGSLSPEQEQGLWKQSHKSSSIQKETPKKKPKLEMKPSNGDSSSSITQSMDSGGTDNFILISQLKEEVMSLKRLLQQRDLTILEKDRKLTEIKADFQYQESNMRVKMNQMEKSHKESMEQQQGKNRELMKQVAALSKGKKFDRTGSSLLLP from the exons ATGGCAACGTCGGCTCTGTACGCCTGTACCAAGTGCAACCAGCGGTACCCGTTCGAGGAGCTGTCGCAGGGCCAGCAGCTGTGCAAG GAGTGCCGCATCGCACATCCGATAGTGAAGTGCACGTTCTGCAGATCTGAATTTCAGCAGGAAAG TAAAACTAATACAATCTGCAAGAAATGCGCCCAGAATGTCAAACAGTTTGGAACA CCCAAACCCTGCCAATACTGTAACATCATCGCAGCTTTTATCGGGACAAAGTGCCAACGTTGTACTAACTCAGAGAAGAAATATGGACCTCCGCAGACCTGTGAGCAGTGCAAACAGCAGTGCGCTTTTGACCGTAAGGAGGAGGGCAGGAGAAAG GTGGATGGGAAACTCTTGTGTTGGCTCTGTACTCTGTCCTATCGCCGTGTCCTGCAGAAGACCAAGGAGCAGAGGAAGGGCTTCGGCTCCTCCAACTCCTCATCCCTGAATGAGAAAGACCACCACTCCAGacctcaccaccatcatcatcatcatcaccaccaacaacagcagcagcagcagcaacaacaacaacaacacagacacagcagctcTCATCACAA ACTAAGTGGGAGTTTGAGTCCTGAGCAGGAACAGGGACTGTGGAAGCAGAG CCATAAATCGTCTTCAATCCAGAAGGAGACTCCTAAGAAGAAACCAAAACTGGAGATGAAGCCATCCAACGGGGACAG TAGTAGTTCCATTACCCAGTCGATGGATTCTGGTGGAACTGACAACTTCATTCTCATCAGCCAGCTGAAAGAGGAAGTGATGTCGCTGAAGAGACTTCTGCAGCAAAGGGATCTGACCATTCTCGAGAAGGACAGAAAG CTGACAGAGATCAAAGCAGACTTTCAGTACCAGGAATCCAACATGAGAGTCAAGATGAACCAAATGGAGAAATCACACAAAGAGTCTATGGAGCAACAACAG GGCAAGAACAGGGAGTTGATGAAACAAGTGGCAGCCCTCTCTAAAGGGAAAAAGTTTGACCGGACAGGGAGTTCTCTGCTGTTGCCCTAA